A window from Solea senegalensis isolate Sse05_10M linkage group LG15, IFAPA_SoseM_1, whole genome shotgun sequence encodes these proteins:
- the LOC122782026 gene encoding uncharacterized protein LOC122782026, producing MSSLFDHGLIRTVVVEQVVAPLSCHLCHLVLLCENSEEPEQFSHLEEAAQAVARATENMAAVASRQICETGDEVLHMEMSSLLESVSVSGQHVLLAAQKLNIQPSLSEHREDLITATQNVFLGVVKVLLVDDDATVRRVVAAADGVLECLAEIGSSLDTKSLLRSFQVFSEALLRLNTLTVERANSLQDPRQRKQLLDSLETLKRCISMLHTATITTIKHPACEQAQAAKRYILEKVQSTDVVRCGEYKEASSLTYTSLFLKQESDSWDPKDNKIVQVTRKMADTICHMTQYLKKRGPILNKEAFVTAAKDVISNCQSLTQFIRVIANHCLDQQCTVELSLIVEQLLTITNQLNIISSVNAVTPGCKSSDEILVKNAQNLLQTVLRGVRAAETACITGLKQPEPNSDGAEATALCFQWKRNLELHRAQQTSNPETDELGLRKTSSHPVAPSLAPPVNVQHGYK from the exons ATGTCCTCTTTATTTGACCATGGACTCATCAGGACTGTGGTGGTGGAGCAGGTGGTCGCACCGCTCTCGTGTCATTTATGCCATTTGGTGCTGCTGTGTGAGAATTCAGAGGAGCCCGAACAGTTCAGTCACCTGGAGGAAGCGGCGCAGGCTGTGGCTCGAGctactgaaaacatggcagcagtggCTTCCAG GCAAATATGTGAGACAGGCGACGAGGTTTTGCACATGGAGATGTCATCGCTGTTGGAGTCGGTCTCCGTGTCTGGACAGCATGTGCTGCTGGCAGCCCAGAAACTCAACATTCAGCCAAGTTTGTCTGAACACAGAGAGGACCTCATCACTGCTACACAAAACGTCTTCCTGGGAGTTGTCAAA GTTCTGTTAGTGGACGACGACGCTACCGTCAGGAGAGTTGTAGCTGCGGCTGACGGGGTTTTGGAGTGTCTCGCAGAGATCGGCTCTTCTTTGGACACCAAGTCTCTGCTCAGATCTTTCCAGGTGTTCTCTGAGGCTTTGTTACGCCTTAATACTCTGACAGTGGAGAGAGCAAATTCCTTACAGGACCccagacaaagaaaacagctTCTTGATTCACTGGAGACCCTAAAGAGGTGCATCTCCATGCTGCACACAGCTACGATCACAACCATCAAACACCCTGCATGCGAGCAGGCGCAGGCAGCGAAGAGGTACATTCTGGAGAAGGTGCAAAGCACG gaTGTGGTCAGGTGTGGAGAATACAAAGAAGCTTCTTCACTGACCTACACCTCCCTTTTTCTGAAACAAGAAAGTGATAGCTGGGATCCCAAGGACAACAAAATCGTCCAGGTGACCCGGAAGATGGCGGACACAATATGCCACATGACTCAGTACTTGAAGAAGAGAGGCCCAATACTA AATAAGGAGGCATTCGTCACCGCGGCCAAAGATGTCATCTCAAACTGCCAGTCACTCACTCAGTTTATCAGAGTCATTGCCAACCACTGCTTGGATCAACAGTGTACGGTTGAGCTGTCCCTGATTGTTGAGCAGCTTCTCACCATCACCAACCAGCTCAACATCATCTCCAG CGTTAACGCTGTAACACCTGGGTGCAAATCGTCGGATGAGATCCTGGTGAAGAACGCACAGAATCTCCTCCAAACAGTGCTGCGTGGTGTCCGTGCAGCTGAGACGGCCTGCATCACT GGTTTGAAGCAGCCGGAACCAAACTCAGACGGAGCAGAGGCTACGGCTCTGTGTTTCCAGTGGAAAAGGAATCTGGAGCTCCACCGAGCCCAGCAGACCTCTAACCCAGAGACTGACGAGCTTGGTTTGAGGAAGACCTCGTCCCACCCTGTAGCACCCAGTCTCGCCCCACCAGTGAACGTACAGCATGGCTACAAGTGA
- the LOC122782025 gene encoding zinc finger CCCH domain-containing protein 6, which yields MASVSLVSSPPAPVLDKNMTDSELAGDEREDGELEDGEIDDEGIGIDEETKEALEVSEEKDKEKEKEKAKEKEEKTHRHSRKRHKKTREKRKSKRRRRDRQKHHSPTSSSSSDSYDSDYDRQERPKNRKSQGSRSEADGQHGRESKGGHGNAQRSPPHKSSDFDKYSDYSDDYDEEEDDYDDDMSDYQQSKDSTSPGQGRGRYVKDQMKRGSMRGMKHQQFGQRGRGRGSGPGRGRGMLLKNKKMKGKPWGGRGRGRGGDQGMEDMEGKMSTGFQKKRPIMSKEFISQHTIEHNGKFICKYFLEGRCIKGEQCKFEHELVALEKKRELCKFYLQGYCSKGDNCIYMHNEYPCKFFHTGAKCYQGDNCKFSHESLTDVTKELLDKIINTEEENAREDELELEDLRKQGIAPLPKPPPGVGLLPTPGQSSPTDGASGQAGKKIPSLFEIKVQPTVDLAQKICLSGSNFSQNQSEGTGQFSGGSEDTQSGDMVPSGPSAPSLPLSGSPGAMGHPAGPSMPQSPTGQHPPHGFPMPPPVPPGQPPPFHGNQSNMNPQGNMQRPPFPAVPDLQMLQSLFPFPSLGQNPVEPVGSFLQNQAMGQPGVDPALAFVQNQQQQMGAESQLQSLPPAVQKAIFIHLTQTQGNEPQRAEVQDDTNAYRDETTNWYSSDEEDGSCVASILKTLKKQSEMQQPQSKPSQVAPAGPVGGDPRTVKERAPPTDPRVKMDPRQRLPDVKKDPDGAADPRLSRDPRKTRPIDKSPYHQQSLTVPQKTHAGEEDDEGERELRDRAVLIPLEASPGVVLRDPRCQLKQFSHIRVDILLQRPAFAQTVVWAPEDLIPSLVPKQEHSINLPLPPLIADAQMNRTNLPDHPPVSSPPPTDPRLIAARLKNRLPSVSLEARSSTERPVDPRQQKTLDPRLKRTGSLDSKLLVQKEPSSGGVAVDPRLQKASSSSSPHAARAKPEPERLPPYAPRLASTGGGLESPTTILGGISLYDPRTQAEQKEQVESPNKVGILKHPAKRESAVPQSLSPTKRSDSFEEVRNTDLSEQSLPSSSPTVPPVSPVKPPAVHNLPIQALAGLMRPQYTDPRQAKLSGQGSTGTQEEAELKKDQEQKEQQEEKGGEREEEAAPKEEQKQGDPEDEADDRTLKDVFKTFDPTASPFCQ from the exons ATGGCTTCTGTGAGCCTTGTTTCCAGTCCCCCAGCCCCTGTtcttgacaaaaacatgacagactCTGAGCTTGCAGGGGATGAAAG AGAGGACGGTGAACTAGAGGATGGAGAAATAGACGATGAAGGGATTGGAATCGATGAGGAAACTAAAGAGGCCCTGGAGGTGAGTGAAGAAAAGgacaaggagaaagaaaaagagaaagccaaagagaaagaagagaagactCACAGGCACTCcaggaaaagacacaaaaagaccagagagaagaggaagtctAAAAGGAGGAGACGTGACAGGCAGAAA CACCACTCcccgaccagcagctccagttcTGACAGTTACGACTCTGACTACGACCGACAAGAAAGGCCTAAAAACAGGAAGAGCCAGGGATCCAGAAGCGAGGCTGATGGCCAG CATGGACGGGAGTCAAAGGGAGGCCACGGCAACGCTCAGAGGTCGCCGCCGCACAAGAGCAGTGATTTTGACAAATACAGTGACTACAGTGACGACTACgacgaagaggaggacgatTATGATGATGACATGTCCGACTATCAGCAGTCAAAAGATTCAACATCCCCAGGTCAGGGAAGGGGTCGATATGTTAAAGACCAGATGAAGAGAGGAAGCATGAGGGGGATGAAACACCAACAGT TTGGGCAGAGGGGACGAGGCAGAGGGAGTGGACCAGGTAGAGGACGCGGCATGCTCCTCAAGAACAAGAAGATGAAGGGCAAACCTTGGGGCGGACGGGGACGAGGTCGTGGAGGAGATCAGGGAATGGAGGACATG GAAGGAAAAATGTCCACCGGCTTTCAGAAGAAACGACCAATTATGAGCAAGGAGTTTATCAGTCAGCACACAATTGAACACAATGGCAAATTCATCTGCAAGTACTTCCTGGAGGGTCGATGCATCAAG GGGGAACAGTGCAAGTTTGAACACGAGCTTGTCGCGCTCGAAAAGAAAAGGGAACTTTGTAAATTTTACCTCCAAGGATACTGCAGTAAAGGAGACAactgcatttacatgcaca ATGAATACCCGTGCAAGTTCTTTCACACAGGAGCCAAATGCTATCAAGGAGACAACTGCAAATTCTCCCATGAATCTCTGACTGACGTGACCAAGGAGTTGCTTGATAaa ATAAttaacacagaggaggagaatgcCCGCGAGGACGAGCTAGAGCTGGAGGATCTGAGGAAGCAGGGTATCGCCCCGCTTCCAAAGCCTCCTCCTGGTGTGGGGTTGCTGCCCACCCCTGGTCAGAGCAGTCCCACAGATGGAGCTTCTGGCCAAGCAGGGAAGAAGATCCCCTCGCTGTTTGAAATCAAGGTTCAACCGACTGTAGACTTGGCCCAAAAAATCTGTCTCAG tggaTCCAACTTCTCCCAGAATCAAAGTGAAGGCACTGGTCAGTTTAGTGGCGGctcagaggacacacagagtGGAGATATGGTGCCTTCAGGTCCTTCTGCTCCCTCACTTCCTCTATCTGGTTCACCTGGTGCTATGGGTCACCCAGCAGGACCGTCTATGCCACAGAGCCCGACAGGCCAGCACCCACCTCATGGATTTCCAATGCCGCCACCAGTCCCCCCTGGTCAACCACCACCTTTCCATGGAAACCAGTCTAATATGAACCCTCAGGGGAATATGCAGAGGCCTCCGTTTCCTGCTGTTCCAGATCTACAGATGCTTCAAAGTCTTTTCCCTTTTCCATCACTGGGTCAAAACCCTGTAGAGCCAGTTGGCAGCTTCCTTCAAAACCAGGCCATGGGTCAACCAGGAG TAGACCCAGCTCTGGCCTTCGTacagaaccagcagcagcagatgggtGCAGAGTCACAGTTGCAGTCTTTACCTCCAGCAGTGCAGAAAGCCATCTTTATAcacctcacacagacacaggggaATGAGCCACAGAGAGCCGAGGTTCAGGATGATACTAATGCATACAGAG ATGAAACTACAAACTGGTACTCCAGTGATGAGGAGGATGGGAGCTGTGTTGCCTCCATCCTTAAAACGCTGAAAAAGCAGAGTGAGATGCAGCAGCCTCAGTCCAAGCCCTCCCAGGTTGCTCCAGCAGGCCCAGTAGGAGGAGACCCTCGGACTGTAAAGGAGAGGGCACCACCCACTGACCCACGTGTGAAGATGGACCCTCGACAAAGACTGCCTGATGTGAAAAAAGATCCGGATGGGGCTGCAGATCCTCGTCTCTCCAGAGACCCCAGAAAGACGAGACCAATTGATAAAAGTCCGTATCATCAGCAGAGCCTCACTGTTCCTCAGAAAACTCATGCAGgggaagaggatgatgaaggaGAGCGGGAGCTCCGGGACAGAGCAGTTCTCATCCCTCTGGAAGCCAGTCCTGGTGTGGTGCTGCGGGACCCTCGGTGCCAGTTAAAGCAGTTTAGCCACATCCGGGTGGACATTCTGCTCCAGCGGCCTGCCTTTGCTCAGACTGTGGTGTGGGCCCCTGAGGACCTAATCCCTTCCCTGGTGCCCAAGCAGGAACACTCCATCAACCTCCCTCTGCCACCTCTTATAGCCGATGCTCAAATGAACCGTACAAACCTGCCTGACCATCCCCCAGTTTCCAGTCCTCCGCCCACTGACCCCAGATTGATAGCTGCACGTTTGAAGAATCGTTTGCCCTCAGTATCTCTAGAGGCTCGGTCCTCCACAGAGAGGCCTGTTGACCCACGCCAGCAAAAAACTCTGGATCCCAGACTCAAGCGTACTGGAAGTTTGGACTCCAAGCTGTTGGTTCAGAAGGAACCCTCTTCTGGAGGAGTAGCTGTGGATCCTCGACTACAGAAGGCAAGCTCCAGCTCCTCTCCTCATGCTGCTAGAGCCAAGCCAGAGCCTGAGAGGTTGCCGCCTTATGCCCCTCGTTTGGCATCTACAGGTGGAGGTTTAGAGAGTCCGACAACAATCCTTGGGGGAATCAGTCTATATGATCCTCGTACCCAAGCGGAGCAGAAGGAACAAGTAGAGTCTCCCAATAAGGTGGGGATTCTGAAACATCCCGCTAAGAGAGAGAGTGCTGTGCCACAATCACTCTCACCAACCAAACGAAGTGACTCTTTTGAGGAGGTCAGGAACACAGACTTATCAGAGCAGTCTCTGCCCTCCAGCTCTCCCACAGTTCCTCCTGTCTCACCTGTCAAACCCCCTGCAGTTCATAATCTACCCATTCAGGCTCTGGCGGGGCTGATGCGACCCCAGTACACTGACCCCAGACAGGCCAAACTTTCAGGACAGGGCTCTACAGGAACACAGGAGGAGGCCGAGCTAAAGAAGGACCAGGAGCAGAAGGAGCAACAGGAGGAAAAGGGGGGGGAacgggaggaggaggcggctcCAAAGGAGGAGCAGAAACAAGGGGATCCAGAGGATGAAGCAGATGACAGGACGCTCAAAGACGTTTTCAAGACTTTTGATCCCACTGCTTCCCCTTTCTGTCAgtaa
- the LOC122781853 gene encoding fibulin-7, producing the protein MTLSFRHRCLFLLCLTAIQCGHAAVQACMDKHQVVGVLRQMEKFLKGQEMRFTEGLRIMKSKLATLQNSVSKLPQSDLSATSTTCPSLEAPAHGTKFGSKYFVGHEVHFTCLQGYHLVGSATRVCQDNGTWTGISAICKDVSECASNPCQNGGTCVEGVNQYKCTCPQSWSGSHCQHQTHTAPPEWSVMNDPAFSRRPRCAQVNRAQHCSCDAGFHMSGTSDNSICQDVNECEVYRLDQGGKLCIHECVNVPGSYHCSCPSGYKLLSDGRSCEDVDECLSQQHNCSQGTTCINTGGGFQCVSPECPRSNGDISYVKTSPFQCERNPCPMDSRSCHTAPKTVSFHYLSLPSNLQTPATLFRMATATAPGRTGPDSLRFGIVGGNSRGIFVMQRSDRQTGELILVQQLRGPQEISIDVDMSEYSDRTFQAKHVARVHILVSPYNF; encoded by the exons ATGACGCTGTCTTTTCGacacaggtgtttgtttttgctgtgtttgacAGCGATCCAGTGTGGACATGCTGCCGTCCAG GCATGCATGGATAAGCACCAGGTGGTTGGGGTGCTGCGTCAGATGGAGAAGTTCCTGAAAGGCCAGGAGATGCGGTTCACGGAGGGGCTCAGGATCATGAAGTCGAAGCTGGCGACGCTGCAGAACTCTGTCTCCAAGTTGCCCCAGTCAGACCTGTCAGCCA CTTCCACCACCTGCCCCTCTCTGGAGGCCCCGGCTCATGGAACCAAGTTTGGCTCGAAGTATTTTGTTGGACATGAGGTCCATTTCACTTGCTTGCAGGGCTACCATCTTGTTGGTTCTGCGACACGAGTTTGCCAGGACAATGGCACCTGGACCGGTATCAGTGCCATCTGTAAAG ATGTAAGTGAGTGTGCAAGTAATCCCTGCCAAAATGGAGGTACCTGTGTGGAGGGCGTTAACCAGTACAAATGCACCTGCCCTCAGAGCTGGAGTGGCTCACACTGCCAGCACCAAACCCACACAG CACCACCTGAGTGGAGTGTTATGAATGACCCGGCATTCAGCCGAAGACCTCGCTGTGCTCAAGTGAACCGAGCCCAGCACTGCAGCTGCGACGCAGGCTTTCACATGAGTGGCACGTCTGACAACAGTATCTGTCAGG atgtgaatgagtgtgaggTGTACCGGCTCGACCAAGGAGGGAAACTCTGTATCCACGAGTGTGTCAATGTCCCAGGCTCGTACCACTGCTCTTGCCCCAGCGGCTACAAGTTGCTCTCAGATGGACGGAGCTGTGAGG ATGTGGACGAGTGTTTAAGCCAGCAGCACAACTGTAGCCAAGGGACAACTTGTATCAACACGGGGGGAGGCTTTCAGTGCGTCAGTCCAGAGTGTCCCCGATCGAATGGCGACATCAGCTATGTCAAGACGTCTCCTTT TCAGTGTGAGAGAAACCCCTGTCCCATGGACAGCCGCTCCTGCCACACAGCCCCCAAGACCGTGTCCTTCCACTACCTGTCTCTGCCGTCTAACCTGCAGACCCCTGCCACGCTGTTCCGCATGGCGACCGCGACGGCCCCCGGGCGCACGGGCCCGGACAGCCTGCGCTTCGGCATAGTGGGCGGGAACTCCCGTGGCATCTTTGTCATGCAGCGCTCAGACCGACAGACTGGCGAGCTGATACTGGTCCAGCAGCTGCGCGGGCCGCAGGAGATCAGCATCGACGTAGACATGTCCGAGTACAGCGACCGCACCTTTCAGGCCAAGCATGTGGCCAGGGTCCACATCCTGGTCTCGCCTTACAACTTCTGA